A window of the Natronomonas salina genome harbors these coding sequences:
- a CDS encoding DUF7109 family protein: MFDPDDLAGIVDLFGALTREELDEALSELAYRRDEDVPDDAVDEALEAFALVAFEDVEAVGPTDDGEGAALLAAGPAAFPTLPEGAEDLPHILDVEPRDVDREAVGRAAEERLRAEAARAVSSGDADRAAELLDVSYDLEAWAPVTLDAVRERLDAARDVTN; encoded by the coding sequence ATGTTCGACCCCGACGACCTCGCCGGGATCGTCGACCTCTTCGGCGCGCTCACCCGCGAGGAACTGGACGAGGCCCTCTCCGAGCTGGCCTACCGCCGGGACGAGGACGTCCCCGACGACGCCGTCGACGAGGCCCTGGAGGCGTTCGCGCTCGTCGCGTTCGAGGACGTCGAGGCCGTCGGGCCGACCGACGACGGCGAGGGTGCGGCGCTGCTGGCGGCCGGGCCGGCGGCGTTCCCCACGCTCCCGGAGGGCGCCGAGGACCTGCCGCACATCCTCGACGTCGAGCCGCGGGACGTCGACCGCGAGGCCGTCGGGCGGGCCGCCGAGGAGCGGCTCCGCGCGGAGGCGGCACGGGCCGTCTCGTCGGGCGACGCCGACCGGGCCGCCGAACTGCTCGACGTCAGCTACGACCTCGAGGCGTGGGCGCCGGTGACGCTGGACGCCGTCCGGGAGCGCCTCGACGCGGCGAGAGACGTAACCAACTAA
- a CDS encoding DUF7001 family protein, producing MVEEVTLYRAPTTEADADALADWLADRVDAAVTVDDRLLSQLRDDALAEQFAEARVTSPYERETGNTMLGIVRYEERTLADPERGGGVIYDGLAVQDRLRERLAAPLDHVHVPLVDRALGTWGDHDGRWHKRVAVLGQPALVSVPGLYEAPAKPEAYYKAKQSHALLAGDAPPREVLEREVDGEFLVADDPRTTDALKGYVLAAYHYLETGEAFCGTEGCRLYDAHRQPDLIEAQLRAPEFCEDHADRYG from the coding sequence ATGGTCGAGGAGGTCACCCTCTACCGCGCGCCGACCACCGAGGCCGACGCCGACGCGCTCGCCGACTGGCTAGCCGACCGCGTCGACGCCGCGGTGACGGTCGACGACCGGCTGCTGAGCCAGCTCAGGGACGACGCCCTCGCCGAACAGTTCGCCGAGGCGCGGGTCACCTCGCCGTACGAGCGCGAGACCGGCAACACGATGCTCGGCATCGTCCGGTACGAGGAGCGGACCCTCGCGGACCCCGAGCGCGGCGGCGGCGTCATCTACGACGGCCTCGCGGTGCAAGACCGCCTCCGCGAGCGCCTGGCGGCGCCGCTCGACCACGTGCACGTCCCGCTGGTCGACCGCGCGCTCGGCACCTGGGGCGACCACGACGGCCGCTGGCACAAGCGGGTGGCCGTCCTGGGCCAGCCGGCGCTCGTCTCGGTGCCGGGCCTCTACGAGGCGCCCGCCAAGCCCGAGGCCTACTACAAGGCCAAGCAGTCCCACGCCCTGCTGGCCGGCGACGCGCCGCCGCGGGAGGTCCTCGAGCGGGAGGTCGACGGCGAGTTCCTCGTCGCCGACGACCCCCGGACCACCGACGCGCTGAAGGGGTACGTCCTCGCCGCCTACCACTACCTCGAGACCGGCGAGGCGTTCTGCGGGACCGAGGGCTGCCGGCTCTACGACGCCCACCGCCAGCCAGACCTCATCGAGGCGCAGCTGCGGGCCCCCGAGTTCTGCGAGGACCACGCCGACCGGTACGGGTGA
- a CDS encoding (R)-citramalate synthase: MTDLFGDHPATAPLDDRDVQFLDTTLRDGEQAPGISLSPDEKAEIARALDAANVSVIEAGSACTGPGERETISRVTDLGLDARVTSFARGVQKDVDLALDCDVDGVNLVVPASDRHVEQKLDTTREQVVADTVELVEYATDHGLWVEVLGEDGSRADIAFLEELMGAAVDAGADRICAPDTVGHATPDRMIEIYSRLSELGPTSTHTHDDLGLAVTNALAGVAAGADLVHGTINGIGERAGNVAIEEVAIALDHGYGVETLETERLYDLGQLVSAKTGVPLAPNKAVVGENAFTHESGIHTDGTLKDDAMYEPYPPEKVGRERRLVLGKHAGRAGVEAALAEHGIEVDRDSLGEVVARVKELGDRGKRVTDADLLTIAEEVEGQERERRVELVDLTAASGSGTPTASVRLEVDGEERVASGTGSGPVDAAIAAVRSALGATANAQLESYHVDAITGGTDAVVTVEVEMSRGDRSVTVAASDSDITTASVRAMVDALDRLLVDAETPVLADD; the protein is encoded by the coding sequence GTGACAGACCTGTTCGGGGACCACCCAGCGACTGCTCCCCTCGACGACCGCGACGTACAGTTCCTCGACACCACCCTACGCGACGGCGAGCAGGCCCCCGGCATCTCGCTGTCGCCCGACGAGAAGGCCGAGATCGCACGCGCGCTCGACGCCGCGAACGTCTCGGTCATCGAGGCGGGCAGCGCCTGCACCGGCCCCGGCGAACGGGAGACCATCTCCCGGGTCACTGACCTCGGGCTGGACGCCCGGGTGACGAGCTTCGCCCGCGGCGTCCAGAAGGACGTCGACCTCGCGCTCGACTGCGACGTCGACGGCGTCAACCTGGTCGTGCCGGCCAGCGACCGCCACGTCGAGCAGAAGCTGGACACGACCCGCGAGCAGGTCGTCGCCGACACCGTCGAGCTCGTCGAGTACGCCACCGACCACGGCCTCTGGGTCGAGGTGCTCGGCGAGGACGGCTCCCGCGCCGACATCGCGTTCCTCGAAGAGCTGATGGGCGCGGCCGTCGACGCCGGCGCCGACCGCATCTGCGCGCCCGACACCGTCGGCCACGCCACGCCCGACCGGATGATCGAGATCTACAGCCGCCTCTCGGAGCTCGGCCCGACGTCGACGCACACCCACGACGACCTCGGGCTGGCGGTGACGAACGCCCTCGCCGGCGTCGCCGCGGGCGCCGACCTCGTCCACGGCACGATCAACGGCATCGGCGAGCGCGCCGGCAACGTCGCCATCGAAGAGGTCGCCATCGCGCTCGACCACGGCTACGGCGTCGAGACCCTCGAGACCGAGCGGCTCTACGACCTCGGCCAGCTGGTCTCCGCGAAGACCGGCGTCCCGCTGGCGCCGAACAAGGCCGTCGTCGGCGAGAACGCCTTCACCCACGAGTCCGGCATCCACACCGACGGCACCCTGAAGGACGACGCCATGTACGAGCCGTACCCGCCGGAGAAGGTGGGCCGGGAGCGCCGGCTCGTCCTCGGGAAGCACGCCGGCCGCGCGGGCGTCGAGGCCGCCCTCGCCGAGCACGGCATCGAGGTCGACCGCGACAGCCTCGGCGAGGTCGTCGCCCGGGTCAAGGAGCTCGGCGACCGCGGCAAGCGCGTCACCGACGCCGACCTCCTCACCATCGCCGAGGAGGTCGAGGGGCAGGAGCGCGAGCGCCGCGTCGAACTCGTCGACCTCACCGCCGCCTCCGGCAGCGGCACGCCGACCGCCTCGGTCCGCCTGGAGGTCGACGGCGAGGAGCGCGTCGCCTCCGGCACCGGCAGCGGTCCGGTCGACGCCGCCATCGCGGCCGTCCGGTCGGCGCTCGGCGCCACCGCCAACGCACAACTGGAGTCCTACCACGTCGACGCCATCACCGGCGGCACCGACGCCGTCGTCACCGTCGAGGTGGAGATGTCCCGCGGCGACCGCTCGGTCACCGTCGCCGCCTCCGACTCCGACATCACCACCGCGTCGGTCCGCGCGATGGTCGACGCGCTCGACCGCCTGCTGGTCGACGCCGAGACGCCCGTGCTGGCCGACGACTGA